TGTATTTGAAGATGGGAGTATACTTCCACCATGTGGAAGGTGTAGGGAGTTCATTGTACAGATAGATAATCAAAATATAGAGACCCAAATTGTGTTACCTGAAATGGAAGAAGTGCTGCTGAAAGATTTATTACCGGAAAGGTGGGATGTCAAATGGGACTAAAAAAGATAACTAGCAAAGTCTTTTATTATCCACATCAACCAGAAACTGATCGGCCTATGCTAGCATACTTAAAAGGAGATAAAATTGTACTTGCCATTGATGCAGGAAATTCAGCAGACCATGTTGATGAATTTTATAAATCCCTAAAAATTGAGGGCCTAAAGAAGCCAGATTTTACAGTCATCACTCATTGGCATTGGGACCATACCTTTGGAATGCATAAAATTCATGGTTTGTCCATTGCACACCATAAAACCAACGAGTTTTTGAAACAGGAAAGAGCCAAACTATCTGATAGTGCATATACAAAATTTTTGATAAATGATGATGAGTGCCTTAGTAGAGAATATGCAGATAATAAAAGAATTATTGTTGTTCCATCAGATATCCAATTTGAAAAGGAACTTACCATTAATCTAGGTGGAATAACTGCAAAGATTTTTCATACCGTATCTCCTCATTCGGAAGATACGGTGCTTATCTATATTCCTGAGGAAAGGATATTGTTTTTGGGAGATTCAACAAGTGAGGATTTCTTCAATGATGATTACATGGATAGGGAAAAATTAAGGACATTAATAAATTTAATAGAAAGTATCGACTGTAAATATTGTATTTTAAGTCATACAGAACCTCTAGCTAAATCAGATTTATTAGATTACTTAAAATCCATTCTAAAATAAACCGACTAAACTGTGCACAGATTGTCGGATGAATAAACGTGTCTTTTGATAATATTGATGATGAAGGGAGGTTATTCTATGGATTCCTTAAGCAGTATGAATAATGCATTGGAATATATTGAGGAGCATTTAACTGGAGTTATTGACCATAAAGAGGTAGCTAAAATTGCTCATTGCTCAGAGTATCATTTTAGTAGAATGTTTTCTTTTCTATCAGGTATAAGCTTATCAGAGTATATTCGTAGAAGAAAACTAACCCTGGCAGCGACTGATTTGAAGGATCCAGGTCTAAGGATAATTGATGTTGCTATCAAATATGGGTATAATTCAGCCGACTCCTTTTCTCGTGCCTTTTACTCTATGCATGACATTCTCCCCTCTGTAGCAAGAGAGGAAAATTCGAAATTAAGGGCTTATCCTAGAATGACCTTTCAATTATCAATTAAAGGAGGATGCGAGATGAATTATCGTATCGTTGAAAAAGAGGCGTTTAATTTGGTGGGATTTAAAAAGAGGGTTCCAATTGTTTTTGAAGGCGTAAATCCAGAGATTGCGAAAATGACTGAGCTTTTAACTCCTGAGATTATTAAAGAATTAAAAGGAATTTCAAATGTAGAACCAAGGGGTATTATTAGTGCCTCTACTAATTTTTCTGAAGGTAGGATGGAAGAAGAGGGAGAATTAGACCATTATATTGGAGTGGCAACATCAAAAGGTGAAGAAGCAGAATTTGATATATTAAAAGTAGAAGCTAATACTTGGGTAGTATTTGAATCTATTGGACCATTCCCTGAAACACTTCAAAATATATGGGGCAGGATATACTCAGAATGGTTTCCATCATCGGGATATGAGATAGCCCCGGGTCCAGAAATTTTATGGAATGAGAGCCCAGACACAAGGAATCCAAAATATAAAAGTGAAATATGGATACCGGTTAAAAAAGATATTAAATAAATATGGTGAACTTTGATGTTTAAAAAATAAGGTCAAAAAGCCCCGAAGATACTAGGTTTCATAAAATGAAAGTAAATCCATCTACTCTACTTTAGCCCTCGATATGTGTTCATAGGAATATATTGAGGGTTTATTTTTAGGTAAGAAATAAGCCTAAAATCAGATAGGGTTAAGTTGACTGAATAGATAATATTGTAGGGTTAAGGAGATAGGATAGACGATAACACCCAATCAAAGGTATAGTATAATTTATTGCTTTTACAATAATATCTTTTGAATAATCCAGCTATGTTTGGTCTACGGAGCGTGGATTATTTTTTGAAATACTTAAGTATATAATAAAATCGAGGTGAACACAATGGATATAAAAAGAAAAAAAGAACTTTTGGAAATCTATAGAAACAGACATCCTGAAATGGGTGTAATATCCTACAGTTGTAGAGAAACTGGCGAGGTATTTTTGGGTATCTCCAAAGATACAAAATCAGACTTCAACAGCAATAATATGAAATTGGAAGCCAACTGGCACCCCAATAAACGATTACAGGAACTCTGGAACAAATATGGCTCGGAAGGCTTTGAACTATCAGTTATTAAAGTGTTAAAGTATGATGACCCACATGAAGATCATACAGCAAAATTAGAAAGTTTGAGAGAGCAGTGTCTCGCTGCTGATCCAAATGCAAGGAGGATATGGCGATGAATGAAAAAGTTGTTATGGTATCAAATGGTTATGAGCGTATAGATGGCAGAAACGCCTATAAATCTGGCATCAAACGTTTAACATTAGGTGCACCTATGCTGGAAGAAAATAAAAAAATGCAGATTGCCGCACAGATTTGGAAAAATGATATAGATGGTGAATTGATTCTGGCCCAGGAGCTACCCATCCATCAAATATTTGACCTAATAATCTTTTTGTCCCAGACATTACTTTACTTCAAGGAGGCTTACCGACTCCCCCTTTTATATGACCCGGAAAAACCCCTCGTGGAACGTGTTGGGGTACAAGGTGATGTGCTATCTGTAGAGGTGTGTGTAGACAATCAAAACATCAATGAGGACATCAAAGCATTTGCCCAGAGTCTGAATGATTTAGGGGAATTGATTGGAGAACGCAAGCGGGTGCTTAACCGAATTTTAGAAGAATTGGAGTTATATTAATATGAAACAAACCAGTATTTTATCACCTACCAGAGAGCTATCAGAAGAGGAGAAGTCCCTTGTCTGGCAAAAACCACCTTCACATATTGAGAGTGAAGCAGAAAAACGTATATATCAAGAAGTAGTAAGAAATTGGAATCGTGGTGAAATGAAAATCAATACAATTTTGCTGGAGGGAGATGCTGGTTCGGGAAAAACCCAGCTTGCCAAAGCTTTATCTGCTGATTTTAACCTGCCTTATACTAAAGTAACCTGTTTTGCAGATATGGATAAATCCGATGTGCTGGGTTCTATTCTACCGGTACTGCCGGAAAAAGATGATAAATCAGATACTGTTGAATATCGCTATTATCCGTCAGAAATTGTCCGTGCGTATGAAAATGGATGGCTCTTGGAGATTCAGGAACCCACAGTGATTAGGGATGCTGCTGTTTTAATGGCTCTAAATTCCGCATTAGAACCAGATGGTAGCCTAAACTTACCTACCCGTATCGTACATCGTCATCCTGATTTTATTACCGTTATAACAACAAACCGAGGTTATAATGGCTACCGCCCCCTAAATGAAGCTTTGCGTGATAGAGTACAACATGCAGAAAAACTGGATTTACCACCCAAAGAAGTTATGATGGAACGGGCCAAGGCTAAGACTGGTTATCATTATGAAAGTATTCTTTCTCCTTTAGCCGAAACAATTATGCTGCTGGATGAAACTGCCCAGGCTAATGC
The window above is part of the Clostridiisalibacter paucivorans DSM 22131 genome. Proteins encoded here:
- a CDS encoding MBL fold metallo-hydrolase, whose translation is MGLKKITSKVFYYPHQPETDRPMLAYLKGDKIVLAIDAGNSADHVDEFYKSLKIEGLKKPDFTVITHWHWDHTFGMHKIHGLSIAHHKTNEFLKQERAKLSDSAYTKFLINDDECLSREYADNKRIIVVPSDIQFEKELTINLGGITAKIFHTVSPHSEDTVLIYIPEERILFLGDSTSEDFFNDDYMDREKLRTLINLIESIDCKYCILSHTEPLAKSDLLDYLKSILK
- a CDS encoding AraC family transcriptional regulator; the protein is MDSLSSMNNALEYIEEHLTGVIDHKEVAKIAHCSEYHFSRMFSFLSGISLSEYIRRRKLTLAATDLKDPGLRIIDVAIKYGYNSADSFSRAFYSMHDILPSVAREENSKLRAYPRMTFQLSIKGGCEMNYRIVEKEAFNLVGFKKRVPIVFEGVNPEIAKMTELLTPEIIKELKGISNVEPRGIISASTNFSEGRMEEEGELDHYIGVATSKGEEAEFDILKVEANTWVVFESIGPFPETLQNIWGRIYSEWFPSSGYEIAPGPEILWNESPDTRNPKYKSEIWIPVKKDIK
- a CDS encoding GIY-YIG nuclease family protein, whose amino-acid sequence is MDIKRKKELLEIYRNRHPEMGVISYSCRETGEVFLGISKDTKSDFNSNNMKLEANWHPNKRLQELWNKYGSEGFELSVIKVLKYDDPHEDHTAKLESLREQCLAADPNARRIWR
- a CDS encoding DUF6530 family protein yields the protein MNEKVVMVSNGYERIDGRNAYKSGIKRLTLGAPMLEENKKMQIAAQIWKNDIDGELILAQELPIHQIFDLIIFLSQTLLYFKEAYRLPLLYDPEKPLVERVGVQGDVLSVEVCVDNQNINEDIKAFAQSLNDLGELIGERKRVLNRILEELELY